From Neobacillus sp. PS2-9, the proteins below share one genomic window:
- a CDS encoding GAF domain-containing protein, translating into MLKEQTRYSRLANITKLINTKLELRDVLEQVTTAISEEIVQCDAVGIYLPQEDGTYRGYVGKPEFINDWSLDMHVIDTEIDLLAKEVIETQKSIYIPDTLKDHRPDSNAVTAFKINSLLVLPISFEQELFGLVFLFDVGIPMNLTESEIQTVESYVNMAAVAIRNALNLAEKEKLISEKQLLLDVTRELSMCLSMEESLETCFRYLKRVLNNDHIGVHLIGPTGDGTVRQWKASNRTEVSWEKAFEKMGPCSDQVLETVMKTKNAILIPDAPADERLNQEICRQFSIRGLFMIPLVSMSEVLGIIGVAHTGNNPLVYTESQLQLAQSIVDATASTFSSLLYMNKLENMIEAQNKELAIANERNHNVLESITDGFIVLSKEWKYIYINKYQHLPLNKTAEDILGKVIWEEFPRYKNTDFYREFHRVMSDRLPVHFETSAVYTDKWFDVVVYPYGDGICSLIKDISEKKRYEREFKRLSGLDLIGQMAAGISHEIRNPMTTVRGFLQILQKEEKFDRYQQYLHIMIDELDRANNIISEFLSMSNTRSSDLQKLNLNTILHDMTPLIQVDAFNQNKYVEIDTKDIPELLLNRDETRQLIINLYRNGLEAMNEGKVLTIKTYMEDDCVVLAIQDQGEGIKPEVMEKLGTPFFTTKDKGTGLGLGVCYAIAARHNAKIDIQTGPEGTTIFVRYKE; encoded by the coding sequence ATGTTAAAGGAACAAACGAGGTATTCTCGACTTGCAAACATAACTAAATTAATAAATACCAAGCTTGAATTACGAGATGTATTGGAGCAAGTAACAACAGCCATCTCGGAGGAAATCGTTCAATGTGATGCGGTTGGTATTTATTTACCACAAGAGGATGGTACCTATAGAGGATATGTTGGGAAACCAGAGTTCATCAACGACTGGTCATTAGATATGCATGTGATTGATACAGAAATCGATTTACTGGCAAAAGAAGTCATTGAAACTCAAAAATCCATCTACATACCCGATACCTTAAAGGATCATCGCCCGGATTCTAATGCGGTAACAGCATTCAAAATTAACTCGTTATTAGTGCTTCCTATTTCTTTTGAACAGGAGTTATTCGGCCTCGTTTTCCTTTTTGATGTGGGGATACCCATGAATTTAACAGAGTCAGAGATTCAAACCGTGGAGTCCTATGTAAATATGGCAGCCGTGGCCATTCGAAATGCGCTTAACTTAGCCGAAAAAGAAAAGCTAATTTCTGAAAAGCAGCTATTGCTCGATGTCACGCGTGAACTCTCCATGTGTTTGTCCATGGAAGAAAGCTTGGAGACCTGTTTCCGCTACTTAAAAAGGGTTTTAAATAACGACCATATCGGGGTCCACCTAATAGGTCCGACAGGTGATGGAACTGTAAGGCAATGGAAGGCAAGTAACAGGACTGAGGTAAGCTGGGAAAAGGCCTTCGAGAAAATGGGGCCCTGTAGTGATCAAGTACTTGAGACGGTTATGAAAACAAAAAATGCTATCTTGATCCCTGATGCACCGGCTGATGAAAGGCTAAACCAAGAAATTTGCCGGCAGTTTTCCATAAGAGGACTGTTTATGATTCCACTTGTATCAATGAGTGAGGTGCTAGGGATTATAGGTGTGGCTCATACCGGAAATAATCCTCTAGTTTACACGGAATCACAACTCCAGCTGGCCCAATCGATTGTAGATGCTACTGCTTCTACCTTCTCAAGCCTTCTATATATGAATAAGCTCGAGAACATGATCGAAGCACAGAATAAAGAACTAGCCATTGCTAATGAGAGAAATCATAATGTATTAGAAAGTATTACTGATGGATTCATTGTATTAAGCAAGGAATGGAAATATATTTATATCAATAAATATCAGCATCTTCCATTAAATAAAACAGCTGAGGATATTTTAGGAAAGGTCATTTGGGAGGAATTCCCTAGATATAAGAATACTGACTTCTACAGGGAGTTTCATAGAGTAATGTCAGATCGCTTACCAGTTCATTTTGAAACAAGTGCAGTCTATACGGATAAATGGTTTGACGTGGTAGTCTACCCATATGGTGATGGCATCTGTAGTTTGATTAAGGACATTTCGGAGAAAAAGAGATACGAGAGGGAGTTCAAACGATTATCAGGTCTTGATTTAATTGGGCAAATGGCAGCAGGAATCAGTCATGAAATTCGAAACCCAATGACAACCGTCCGAGGCTTCTTGCAGATTTTACAAAAAGAAGAAAAATTTGACCGTTATCAGCAGTATTTACATATCATGATTGACGAACTGGACCGAGCGAACAATATCATTTCAGAATTCCTGTCGATGAGTAATACCAGGTCATCTGATTTACAGAAGTTAAATCTAAATACTATCCTCCATGATATGACTCCATTAATCCAGGTGGATGCGTTCAATCAAAATAAATACGTAGAGATTGATACGAAGGACATACCGGAATTATTGTTAAATCGGGATGAAACTCGGCAGCTAATTATTAATCTCTATCGAAATGGGTTGGAGGCAATGAATGAAGGAAAGGTACTCACGATTAAAACCTATATGGAAGATGATTGTGTTGTTCTTGCCATTCAGGATCAAGGCGAAGGGATTAAGCCAGAAGTAATGGAGAAATTAGGTACACCGTTTTTCACGACTAAGGATAAGGGAACGGGCTTGGGATTAGGGGTTTGCTATGCGATTGCGGCCCGTCATAATGCAAAGATTGATATTCAAACTGGACCAGAGGGGACTACTATCTTTGTTAGATACAAAGAGTAA
- a CDS encoding serine hydrolase domain-containing protein: protein MLCYEFINNYLSELEKENKFSGAVLVARNFKTEFKKAYGLSNIRFGIPNSEDTIFNLGSMGKMFTGVLIAQLEEEGKIKFTDKVEKHLSHLNSEFGKITIHQLLTHTSGLDSYFNEEFEKYSNRLNTLNQFFDLFKDSSLLFTPGEKFHYSNSGYVILGLIIEAITNENYYDYVKEKIFIKAGMTNTDFYEMDQVVPNLADGYTEVNFNLELEPDLIRNNIFIQGLRGSSAGGCFSTINDLLKFAEALENNVFISSSTLDKITDGKISLKEETNVSIKYGYGFFDRVLDGIRHYSHGGDLPGAHTDFRYYPEEKILIVVLSNNDIMSGKPRVEKVIEENIFKKYSF, encoded by the coding sequence ATGTTGTGTTATGAATTTATTAATAATTATTTATCTGAATTAGAAAAAGAGAATAAGTTCTCTGGTGCTGTATTAGTAGCTAGAAATTTTAAAACTGAATTTAAAAAAGCTTATGGGTTATCCAATATTAGATTTGGAATTCCTAATTCTGAGGATACTATTTTTAATCTTGGATCAATGGGGAAAATGTTCACAGGGGTATTAATTGCTCAGCTTGAAGAAGAAGGAAAAATAAAATTTACTGATAAGGTTGAAAAGCATTTATCACATTTAAATTCAGAATTCGGTAAAATTACGATTCACCAATTATTGACCCATACATCGGGTCTCGATTCTTATTTTAATGAAGAGTTTGAAAAGTATAGTAATAGATTGAATACTCTAAATCAATTTTTTGATTTATTTAAAGATTCAAGCCTCTTATTTACACCTGGTGAGAAATTTCATTATAGTAATTCAGGTTATGTCATTTTAGGACTGATTATCGAAGCAATTACAAATGAAAACTATTATGACTATGTAAAAGAAAAAATCTTTATTAAAGCTGGAATGACGAATACAGATTTTTACGAAATGGATCAGGTTGTTCCTAATCTTGCTGATGGTTATACAGAAGTTAATTTCAATTTGGAACTTGAGCCAGATTTAATAAGAAATAACATTTTTATACAGGGTTTAAGAGGTTCTTCTGCAGGTGGTTGTTTTTCAACGATCAATGATTTATTAAAGTTTGCAGAAGCATTAGAAAATAATGTATTTATTTCAAGTAGTACATTAGATAAGATAACTGATGGAAAGATTAGTTTGAAGGAGGAGACAAATGTATCTATAAAGTATGGTTATGGATTTTTTGATAGAGTATTAGACGGGATTCGCCATTATAGTCATGGGGGAGATCTTCCTGGAGCACATACAGATTTTCGATACTATCCTGAAGAAAAAATCTTAATAGTTGTTCTTTCTAATAATGATATAATGTCTGGAAAGCCAAGAGTAGAGAAAGTCATTGAGGAAAATATTTTTAAAAAATACTCATTCTAA
- a CDS encoding MerR family transcriptional regulator produces MKYCSISEAAAKFNITESTLRYYEKKGLLPLIERDEAGRRLFSEDQISLLGTVICLKNTHMPISGIKQYIDWVICGEGTIELRLEMMRKHKQAVLDEISLMRESLKRIDLKISRYTKRPIPEKV; encoded by the coding sequence ATGAAATATTGTTCAATTAGCGAAGCTGCAGCAAAATTCAATATTACAGAATCAACGTTACGTTATTATGAAAAAAAGGGGCTACTGCCACTAATTGAGCGTGATGAAGCAGGTAGGCGGTTATTTTCAGAAGATCAAATTTCACTCCTTGGAACAGTTATTTGTTTAAAAAATACGCACATGCCCATTAGTGGTATTAAGCAATATATTGATTGGGTAATATGTGGAGAAGGAACCATTGAACTCCGACTTGAAATGATGAGGAAACACAAGCAGGCAGTGCTAGATGAAATTTCATTAATGAGAGAATCTTTAAAAAGGATTGACTTGAAAATTTCTCGTTATACCAAACGCCCTATTCCAGAAAAGGTATGA